The Pseudomonadota bacterium genome includes a region encoding these proteins:
- a CDS encoding gamma-glutamyltransferase: protein MFKTYPKYASNFMVSTGCPFASLTGMRILQKGGTVFDAALGVSAVLNVTLPMSCGIGGDISLIGYTKKNNKIFCLNGLGETPKNATFENFKKRKFLELPRTGILSATVPAMFHTYLNLYKLCKLPLNVLLYDAIKYADEGIPIGNQFKRWTQSNYNIIKDDDYLCKLFSLKKDIIKQPELGNTYKKFIKFKDSFLNLQSEFVNALYLKTQKLSSFFDKEDFCRAQAFFESPLSLKFGLYHVYVPPLPTQGYLLLQNLKLFEIFNKKQEFKIYGEKIHLLSEIFNLTFEQRLKKACDPKVRDETNFLLSKGNLLNMASQINLKMKSQCRYKGHYKENDTTNFVISDKEGNSVSCIQSLSMGFGSGVACEETGLIFNARLGRGCTLNQEDPNFIKPYCRPINTIIPYIITYKDNFYMAGGTPGGDGQPQWNANFLISILFEKELLEDALLKPKWTFFPGGDVFEKDIDPCICVENSMPQEVDDLLKEKNHIVIRKKRIPGCLRIIQKGKSYLKGMDDGGEEGLTLGA, encoded by the coding sequence ATGTTTAAAACATATCCTAAATACGCTAGCAACTTTATGGTTTCTACAGGATGTCCCTTTGCGAGTCTTACAGGAATGAGGATATTACAAAAAGGCGGAACAGTTTTTGATGCTGCTCTCGGAGTTTCTGCAGTTCTTAATGTTACTCTTCCGATGTCTTGTGGAATTGGTGGGGATATCTCTCTAATAGGATATACAAAAAAAAATAATAAAATTTTTTGTTTGAATGGGTTAGGTGAAACACCAAAAAACGCAACTTTTGAAAACTTTAAGAAAAGAAAATTTTTAGAGTTACCAAGAACAGGGATTTTATCTGCAACAGTACCAGCTATGTTTCACACATATTTAAATTTATATAAATTATGTAAACTTCCTTTAAATGTATTACTTTATGATGCTATTAAATATGCGGATGAAGGAATCCCTATTGGAAATCAATTTAAAAGATGGACCCAGAGTAATTATAATATTATTAAAGATGACGATTATCTATGTAAGCTCTTTTCCTTGAAAAAAGATATAATTAAACAGCCTGAGTTAGGAAATACTTACAAAAAATTTATAAAATTTAAAGATTCTTTTTTAAACTTACAATCTGAATTTGTTAATGCTTTATATTTAAAAACTCAAAAATTAAGTAGTTTTTTTGATAAAGAGGATTTTTGCCGCGCACAAGCTTTTTTTGAATCTCCTCTTTCTTTAAAATTTGGTCTTTATCATGTATATGTTCCGCCATTACCTACGCAAGGATATTTATTACTTCAAAACTTAAAATTATTTGAAATATTTAACAAAAAGCAAGAATTTAAAATCTATGGAGAGAAAATTCATTTGTTGAGCGAAATTTTTAATTTAACATTTGAACAAAGGCTTAAGAAAGCATGTGATCCGAAAGTCAGAGATGAAACTAATTTTCTTTTAAGCAAAGGCAATCTTTTAAATATGGCATCTCAAATAAATTTAAAAATGAAAAGTCAGTGCCGATATAAAGGACATTACAAAGAAAATGATACAACAAACTTTGTCATTTCTGATAAAGAAGGGAATTCGGTTTCTTGTATACAAAGTTTATCTATGGGGTTTGGTTCAGGAGTGGCTTGTGAAGAAACGGGTTTAATTTTTAATGCAAGACTTGGTAGAGGATGTACTTTAAATCAAGAAGATCCAAATTTTATAAAACCCTATTGTCGTCCAATTAATACAATTATTCCCTATATTATAACCTACAAGGATAATTTCTATATGGCTGGGGGAACGCCTGGAGGGGACGGACAACCTCAATGGAATGCTAATTTCTTAATATCGATTTTATTTGAAAAAGAGCTTCTTGAAGACGCTCTTTTAAAACCAAAATGGACTTTTTTTCCCGGGGGAGATGTTTTTGAAAAAGATATAGATCCTTGCATTTGTGTTGAAAATTCCATGCCACAGGAGGTAGATGATTTACTGAAAGAAAAAAATCATATTGTTATTAGAAAGAAAAGAATTCCTGGATGTTTACGTATCATACAGAAGGGTAAAAGTTATCTTAAAGGAATGGATGACGGTGGTGAAGAAGGACTTACATTAGGAGCTTAA
- the ribD gene encoding bifunctional diaminohydroxyphosphoribosylaminopyrimidine deaminase/5-amino-6-(5-phosphoribosylamino)uracil reductase RibD: MEQKNCFQSHRDYLIRCLKLAKTFSGQCFPNPAVGALIVKNGKIISEGWHEGKGKPHAERNAFSKLQECPEGATIYITLEPCCHWGVTPPCVDAIIEHKISKVIFSQKDPNSLVNGQSIKILEKRGIKCIEIPVKEISSFYEGYSKWHLEGVPKVIAKLAMSLNGKIAGKKGERINITGKFLNDFTHHQRKEHDAILTTAATIIKDNPMFNARINGLFYPKDLYILNSRLNLPSKSNIFSYSKHVTLFCNPDNIKNKNLYKFNNVECISIPSYKFGLLDIKEILKIIGRKGVHNLWVEAGGLLTYSLVHKKLVDVLYLYLSPQWLNPYFTDGFQKEFDFRSYFSNITYETFGGECLIKMSHKY, from the coding sequence ATGGAACAAAAAAATTGTTTTCAATCACATCGTGATTACTTAATAAGGTGTTTGAAATTAGCTAAAACGTTTTCTGGTCAATGCTTTCCTAATCCTGCGGTTGGAGCATTAATTGTAAAAAATGGAAAAATAATTTCTGAAGGCTGGCATGAAGGAAAAGGTAAACCTCATGCTGAGAGGAATGCATTTTCTAAATTACAAGAATGCCCAGAAGGAGCCACGATTTATATTACTTTAGAACCATGTTGCCATTGGGGAGTAACTCCTCCCTGTGTTGATGCAATTATAGAACATAAAATATCTAAAGTTATTTTTTCTCAAAAAGATCCTAATTCCTTAGTGAATGGGCAAAGTATAAAAATTCTTGAAAAAAGAGGTATAAAGTGTATTGAAATCCCAGTAAAAGAAATTTCTTCATTTTATGAGGGATATTCAAAGTGGCATTTAGAGGGTGTCCCTAAAGTAATAGCAAAGCTTGCAATGTCTTTAAATGGAAAAATAGCAGGTAAAAAGGGAGAAAGAATTAATATTACTGGAAAATTTCTAAATGATTTTACTCATCATCAACGCAAAGAACATGATGCGATTCTTACTACTGCCGCAACAATTATAAAAGACAATCCTATGTTTAATGCTAGAATTAATGGATTATTTTATCCTAAAGACCTTTACATACTGAATAGCAGATTAAATTTACCTTCTAAGAGTAATATTTTTTCTTATTCAAAACATGTTACATTATTTTGTAATCCGGATAATATTAAGAATAAAAACTTATATAAGTTTAATAATGTTGAATGTATTTCCATTCCTTCATATAAATTTGGCTTGCTAGATATTAAAGAAATATTAAAGATAATAGGAAGAAAGGGCGTGCATAATTTATGGGTTGAGGCTGGAGGCCTGTTAACTTACAGTTTAGTTCATAAAAAACTTGTTGATGTGCTTTATCTCTACTTAAGCCCTCAATGGTTAAATCCTTATTTTACTGATGGATTTCAAAAAGAATTTGATTTTAGATCATATTTTTCTAACATAACATACGAGACTTTTGGGGGTGAATGCTTAATAAAAATGAGTCATAAATATTAA